One Leptospira wolbachii serovar Codice str. CDC genomic region harbors:
- a CDS encoding MlaE family ABC transporter permease, which yields MDTIHRQSSFLWEGSTLEIHLPAVLTALETGKDWTAFIEILKKNPPRFVLVHAGNLQESDTSGISFIKLIRLECEGRRIQFILHGLGDQFKYRLSISEDDSKKNKEILTNSLRRSEKIGKLTIDSLLEFKYLITFTGELTVSFWRSFLHPSKIRWKDTFRVAESMGVNAFPIIAMIGFLLGLIMSFQSAIPMRRFGAEIFVANLVGLSLFRELGPLMTAFILSGRSGSAFAAELGTMKVSEEIDALTTMGLPPVQFLIIPRLVASLIMTPLLTIVFNLFGLIGGAVVLISFGFPLVTFINQVNLAVGLSDILGGLLKSYFFGMIIASIGCYRGLKTASGAGAVGESTTSAVVGSIILVSILDGIFSVLYFYLRI from the coding sequence GTGGATACCATTCATCGACAATCCTCCTTTCTGTGGGAAGGTAGCACCTTAGAAATCCACCTCCCAGCAGTCCTCACTGCCTTGGAAACAGGCAAAGATTGGACTGCGTTTATTGAAATCCTAAAAAAAAATCCACCTCGGTTCGTCTTGGTTCATGCAGGCAATTTACAAGAATCAGATACTTCAGGAATTTCTTTTATTAAACTCATTCGTCTGGAATGTGAAGGTCGGCGAATACAGTTCATATTGCATGGATTAGGTGATCAGTTTAAATACAGATTAAGTATTTCGGAAGACGATAGTAAGAAGAACAAAGAAATTCTCACAAACTCTCTTCGCAGATCGGAAAAAATTGGGAAGCTAACCATTGATTCGTTGTTAGAGTTTAAATATTTAATCACTTTTACTGGGGAACTTACTGTTTCCTTTTGGCGTTCTTTTTTACATCCCTCCAAAATTCGTTGGAAGGACACCTTCCGAGTTGCGGAATCAATGGGTGTGAATGCATTTCCCATCATTGCTATGATTGGATTTTTACTTGGTCTTATCATGTCTTTTCAATCGGCAATTCCTATGCGTAGGTTTGGGGCCGAAATCTTTGTGGCAAACCTTGTGGGTTTGTCTTTGTTTCGAGAACTTGGTCCTCTGATGACTGCTTTTATTTTATCGGGAAGGTCTGGGTCTGCGTTTGCGGCAGAACTTGGAACGATGAAAGTCTCCGAAGAAATTGATGCACTTACGACTATGGGTCTTCCTCCTGTTCAATTTCTCATTATCCCTCGTTTGGTGGCCTCGCTAATTATGACTCCACTGCTAACCATTGTATTCAATTTGTTTGGACTTATCGGTGGGGCAGTTGTGTTGATTAGTTTTGGATTTCCACTCGTCACTTTTATCAACCAAGTGAATCTTGCGGTGGGACTCTCCGATATCTTGGGTGGACTATTAAAATCTTATTTTTTTGGAATGATCATTGCCTCCATTGGTTGTTACCGAGGGTTAAAAACGGCATCAGGAGCAGGAGCCGTTGGAGAATCCACCACTTCCGCAGTGGTTGGTTCTATCATACTTGTGTCCATCTTAGATGGAATTTTTTCAGTCTTATACTTTTACCTACGAATATGA
- a CDS encoding AraC family transcriptional regulator, with product MWNLTSHLIAFSAGLSLLFAWGEFLRKNTTGQTQVQGLLFLFAAMFQAHTFFTSTGLYEFFPHFYLIHLPFTACIGALLRRYFSELWDESPNRNQFSYWELVPAGIVTLLLIPFYISPAEEKIALHTRYLKEGVPLIFQITILIAVSPIFYAAFYVFTNMVKYIRLERFKKSAHLRLVGIVIGIGAFSSLIGIYTLFFHQRHGLEIVSTFIALLLIGVYLLRQKSPELWGEVQRIVIEEKKYQTSQLGGFNLETLQNQLRHLMEGEKIYRDESINLEKLAIEMNLSEHQLSEYLNLHQKKNFFHLVNHYRIKEAKELFALHPERNILTIAYDVGFPSKSTFYDAFKREVGTSPSEFRKSLGS from the coding sequence ATGTGGAATCTCACAAGTCATTTGATTGCCTTTTCTGCCGGTCTTTCTCTCCTCTTTGCCTGGGGAGAATTCCTGAGAAAAAATACAACAGGACAAACCCAAGTACAAGGATTGTTATTTCTCTTTGCTGCGATGTTCCAGGCCCATACCTTTTTTACATCCACAGGGTTATACGAATTTTTTCCTCATTTTTATCTTATCCATTTGCCCTTCACCGCATGTATTGGAGCACTTCTTAGGCGTTACTTTTCCGAACTTTGGGATGAAAGCCCCAATAGAAATCAGTTTTCTTATTGGGAATTAGTTCCCGCAGGAATTGTGACTCTCTTACTGATCCCCTTTTATATATCGCCAGCAGAAGAAAAAATTGCCCTCCACACTCGCTATTTGAAAGAAGGTGTTCCACTGATCTTTCAAATCACAATCCTCATTGCTGTTTCGCCCATATTTTATGCGGCTTTTTACGTCTTCACTAACATGGTTAAATACATTCGCCTAGAAAGATTTAAAAAGTCAGCTCACCTTCGTTTGGTGGGAATTGTTATAGGAATTGGTGCTTTTTCTAGTTTGATTGGTATTTATACTTTATTTTTCCACCAAAGGCACGGTTTAGAGATTGTCTCTACATTCATCGCCTTACTACTCATTGGTGTTTATCTCTTACGACAGAAAAGTCCCGAATTATGGGGTGAAGTCCAAAGGATTGTCATCGAAGAAAAGAAGTACCAAACTTCTCAACTGGGTGGATTCAATTTAGAAACTCTACAAAACCAATTAAGACACCTAATGGAAGGAGAAAAGATCTACAGAGATGAAAGTATCAATTTAGAAAAGTTGGCCATTGAGATGAATCTTTCTGAACACCAACTCTCTGAATATTTGAACCTTCACCAAAAGAAAAATTTTTTTCATTTGGTCAATCACTACCGCATTAAAGAGGCGAAAGAACTGTTTGCTTTACACCCAGAAAGGAACATCCTTACCATCGCCTATGATGTAGGTTTTCCTTCCAAATCTACATTCTACGACGCCTTCAAGCGAGAGGTAGGTACAAGTCCTAGCGAATTCAGGAAGTCTCTGGGAAGCTGA
- a CDS encoding sterol desaturase family protein — protein sequence MFGGPVQCELVFDCVTKIGFAQGVLNFLRYYPIAGLTFLLFYVWRKDFFETYRIQKVYPKAEKVWKEFRQSAVTLIVFTLVAVTNITSMKAKIVPSAVYFGPVSGWSGAGYILLSFLLITIWHETWFYWMHRFAHLKKVYPHVHSEHHQSVNPSPLAAYRFQATEAFLEAIYIVPFVMFVPIHFYVLLFHTFYAMVLNIWWHLGYEFFPKGWASHSITKWINTSTHHNLHHQKFQGNYSLYFNVWDRLMGTNFPYYESYYEQVTEERDKKRKEKATKPNVDMEVLVS from the coding sequence ATGTTTGGTGGACCGGTTCAGTGTGAATTAGTATTCGATTGTGTTACCAAAATTGGTTTTGCACAAGGGGTTTTGAATTTCCTACGTTATTATCCTATTGCGGGGTTGACTTTTCTTTTATTCTATGTTTGGCGAAAGGATTTTTTCGAAACCTATCGTATCCAAAAAGTGTACCCTAAAGCCGAAAAGGTTTGGAAGGAATTCCGCCAATCGGCTGTGACACTGATTGTCTTTACGCTCGTAGCTGTTACGAACATCACTTCAATGAAGGCAAAAATAGTTCCGAGTGCTGTTTACTTCGGACCTGTCTCGGGTTGGTCTGGGGCCGGTTATATCCTTCTCAGTTTTCTTCTCATCACCATCTGGCACGAAACTTGGTTCTATTGGATGCACAGGTTCGCTCATCTAAAAAAGGTTTACCCACATGTCCATTCGGAACACCACCAATCAGTAAACCCTTCTCCTCTCGCAGCTTACAGGTTCCAAGCAACGGAAGCATTTTTAGAAGCCATCTACATTGTTCCCTTTGTGATGTTTGTTCCCATTCATTTCTATGTACTTCTCTTTCATACCTTCTATGCAATGGTTTTAAATATTTGGTGGCATTTAGGTTATGAATTTTTTCCTAAGGGTTGGGCGTCTCACTCGATCACCAAATGGATCAACACCTCCACACACCACAACCTTCACCACCAAAAGTTCCAAGGAAACTATTCACTTTATTTCAATGTTTGGGATCGTTTGATGGGAACTAACTTTCCTTATTACGAATCTTATTATGAACAAGTGACCGAAGAAAGGGACAAAAAACGAAAAGAGAAGGCGACAAAACCTAACGTCGATATGGAAGTTCTGGTTTCGTAA
- a CDS encoding YciI family protein gives MKEFTLIFRNSNHEGERPSPDQMQKVMQEWMSWMANISAKDQLADKGNRLAVTDSKTVHPGNLVTDGPYTEIKEFINGYIVVKTETLAGAVEIAKDCPILKIGGNVEVRKVVTPDDNS, from the coding sequence ATGAAAGAATTCACTTTAATTTTTAGAAATAGTAATCATGAAGGCGAAAGACCTTCCCCTGACCAAATGCAAAAAGTTATGCAAGAATGGATGTCTTGGATGGCAAACATATCCGCCAAGGACCAGTTAGCGGATAAAGGAAACCGACTTGCTGTGACAGATTCAAAAACTGTTCACCCTGGAAATTTAGTCACGGATGGACCTTACACAGAGATCAAAGAATTTATCAATGGTTACATTGTTGTCAAAACAGAAACTCTTGCTGGTGCAGTTGAAATTGCCAAAGATTGCCCCATTTTGAAAATAGGAGGGAACGTCGAAGTTAGAAAGGTCGTTACTCCTGATGACAATAGCTGA
- a CDS encoding RNA polymerase sigma factor, protein MTIAEKGTTILSDLFRREQVKMTAVLCRHFGIKDLDLVEDVIAETFLKATELWPQSGIPENPSAWLYVVAKNIAKDTFRKKTSEIKKFKNLLDSNPKESLEVSFEDTIIADSHLTMIFTVCDNTLSPKGKICLSLQILCGLSVEEIAFALHSNKETVKKILFRAREQLRESNFEIKNLTLEDIRLRMDTVLLTIYLLFNEGYSSKTKDSVIRMDLIKQALNLGLSLLETKLTRTPELLALMSLFCFQASRLDSRMNPEGSVVIFTDQDKSKWDQNLIQKGNEYFLEAFNPDSQSRYHYEAAIAYWHTQEESLEKWKYVLMIYDRFLGVYDSPSVFLNRVFAYSKVYGKQKALEEVKNFNDNKNRDYHSLLGYLYTNSNTELASQHYQKAIQMTKSNKEISLLQMKIKELDLVNG, encoded by the coding sequence ATGACAATAGCTGAGAAAGGAACCACTATACTTTCTGATTTGTTTCGAAGGGAACAAGTTAAAATGACGGCAGTTTTATGCCGTCATTTTGGAATCAAAGACCTGGATTTGGTTGAGGATGTGATTGCTGAAACTTTTTTGAAAGCTACAGAGTTATGGCCACAATCGGGAATTCCAGAAAATCCTTCGGCCTGGCTTTATGTAGTCGCAAAAAATATTGCAAAAGATACTTTCAGAAAAAAAACATCTGAAATTAAAAAATTCAAAAATCTACTAGATTCGAATCCAAAAGAAAGTTTAGAAGTTAGTTTTGAAGACACTATCATAGCGGATAGTCACCTAACAATGATTTTTACCGTCTGTGATAATACACTTTCACCCAAAGGTAAAATCTGTTTAAGTCTACAAATTCTCTGTGGACTTAGTGTTGAAGAAATTGCTTTTGCACTCCATTCTAATAAAGAAACTGTAAAAAAAATTCTCTTTCGCGCACGTGAACAATTGCGTGAATCCAACTTTGAGATCAAAAACCTAACGCTGGAAGATATCAGGCTTCGAATGGATACGGTTCTTTTAACTATTTATCTTCTTTTTAATGAAGGTTATTCTTCAAAAACAAAAGATTCCGTGATTCGCATGGATTTAATTAAACAAGCTCTGAACCTTGGCCTCTCTCTTTTAGAAACAAAGTTAACAAGAACTCCCGAGTTATTGGCACTCATGTCACTCTTTTGTTTTCAGGCATCGCGGCTTGATTCCAGAATGAATCCAGAAGGTTCTGTAGTTATATTTACAGACCAAGATAAATCAAAATGGGATCAAAACTTAATTCAAAAAGGAAATGAATATTTTTTAGAAGCTTTCAATCCTGATTCGCAATCAAGATACCATTATGAAGCAGCAATTGCTTACTGGCATACACAGGAAGAATCCTTAGAAAAATGGAAATACGTCTTGATGATTTATGATCGATTCTTGGGAGTTTATGACTCTCCCTCTGTTTTTTTAAATCGAGTGTTTGCCTATTCGAAAGTTTATGGAAAACAAAAAGCACTGGAAGAAGTAAAAAATTTTAACGATAATAAAAATCGTGATTACCATTCTCTTCTCGGTTATTTATATACTAACTCAAATACAGAACTAGCTTCCCAACATTACCAAAAGGCCATCCAAATGACCAAATCTAACAAAGAAATTTCTCTCTTACAAATGAAGATCAAAGAATTAGATTTAGTAAATGGATAA
- a CDS encoding SDR family NAD(P)-dependent oxidoreductase: MTYDIKDKVVLITGATGGIGAACAREFYRHGAKLVLTDISQTSVDKLASEFAKERVLAKAMDVTNWNSIKKVIKQTVASFGRLDITLANAGISWKESAYTVFNCDETEFEKILDVDLLGVWRTIKTSLPEVVKNQGQIVVTSSIYAFTNGMCNAPYATSKAGIEMLSRSLRAELAGKGASASVLYPGWITTPLTEGVFGGDNLTTKMREIGFPPFLRRAIPPEKVATALIKGIIKRSPRIIVPARWIPIQILRGIVGIFSDWFLANHSRIQSMLLELEGRTKR, from the coding sequence ATGACCTATGATATCAAAGATAAGGTAGTTCTCATTACGGGGGCAACCGGTGGGATTGGAGCCGCTTGTGCGAGGGAATTCTATCGACATGGCGCAAAACTGGTACTAACTGATATTTCCCAAACTTCTGTGGACAAATTAGCTTCTGAATTTGCAAAAGAAAGAGTTTTAGCAAAGGCTATGGATGTTACCAATTGGAATTCCATTAAGAAAGTAATCAAACAAACTGTCGCCAGCTTTGGTAGACTTGATATCACTCTTGCCAATGCAGGAATTTCCTGGAAAGAATCTGCTTATACTGTTTTTAATTGTGATGAAACTGAATTCGAAAAAATTTTAGATGTAGATTTATTAGGTGTTTGGCGGACGATCAAAACCTCGTTACCAGAAGTAGTCAAAAACCAAGGACAAATTGTAGTCACTTCCTCAATCTATGCATTTACAAACGGAATGTGTAATGCACCTTATGCAACATCCAAAGCAGGAATCGAAATGTTATCTCGCTCCCTTCGCGCGGAACTTGCTGGCAAAGGAGCCAGTGCCTCGGTCTTATACCCAGGTTGGATTACAACCCCACTCACCGAAGGTGTTTTTGGCGGAGATAACCTAACAACAAAGATGCGAGAAATTGGTTTTCCTCCTTTTTTAAGAAGAGCCATTCCTCCAGAAAAAGTAGCGACGGCACTCATAAAAGGAATCATCAAAAGAAGTCCTAGAATCATTGTCCCCGCAAGATGGATTCCTATCCAAATTCTCCGAGGGATTGTGGGAATTTTTTCAGATTGGTTTCTCGCAAATCATTCTCGCATCCAATCCATGCTTCTCGAATTGGAAGGTAGGACTAAGAGATAG
- the flgB gene encoding flagellar basal body rod protein FlgB has product MFEATHFMKTQDLLERGLSASTQRRKVITDNIANADVPNFKRSEVVFESMLKRAIESEKIEKDKAVPTKITNDRHIEFFKPLDYRDAKPKTNLDYLTTMRPDGNNVDIEKEVVDANQNQMSYSLMVDRLNQNNRLLNIVMRTN; this is encoded by the coding sequence ATGTTTGAAGCAACACATTTCATGAAAACTCAAGACCTTTTGGAACGGGGCCTCAGTGCATCCACCCAAAGGCGGAAAGTGATTACTGATAATATCGCCAATGCGGACGTTCCTAATTTCAAACGTTCTGAAGTGGTGTTCGAATCTATGCTAAAACGTGCCATAGAATCGGAAAAAATTGAAAAGGACAAAGCGGTTCCAACAAAGATCACTAACGACCGTCATATTGAATTTTTTAAACCTTTAGATTACCGGGATGCCAAACCCAAAACCAATTTGGATTATCTGACTACGATGAGACCCGATGGAAACAACGTAGACATTGAAAAAGAAGTGGTCGATGCCAATCAAAACCAAATGAGTTACAGCCTCATGGTGGATCGACTCAACCAAAACAACCGCCTTCTCAACATTGTGATGAGAACCAACTAA
- the flgC gene encoding flagellar basal body rod protein FlgC encodes MGMFDSINISATGLSAQRLRMDVISNNIANSTTTRNTNGDGPFRRDRVILTPINLRTNWKSPVYPFGVAPGEGKGVKVMKIEKDMSPLRLTYDPTHPDAIQTGPKKGYVELPNINIVTEMTDMISASRSYEANVQLINGSKAMMNKAMEIGRA; translated from the coding sequence ATGGGAATGTTTGATTCCATTAATATATCAGCTACAGGGCTTTCGGCTCAAAGACTCCGAATGGATGTCATTTCGAATAACATTGCTAACTCGACGACAACGAGAAATACCAATGGAGACGGCCCTTTTCGTAGGGATCGTGTCATCCTAACACCGATTAATCTCCGAACCAATTGGAAAAGTCCTGTTTATCCTTTTGGTGTGGCTCCCGGCGAAGGCAAAGGGGTAAAGGTGATGAAAATCGAGAAGGATATGAGCCCTCTTCGTTTGACTTATGATCCGACCCATCCCGACGCCATCCAAACGGGCCCCAAAAAAGGTTACGTCGAACTTCCGAATATAAATATCGTTACCGAGATGACGGATATGATTTCGGCTTCTCGGTCTTATGAGGCGAATGTCCAACTCATCAATGGATCCAAAGCGATGATGAACAAAGCGATGGAAATCGGTCGGGCTTAA
- the fliE gene encoding flagellar hook-basal body complex protein FliE: MAIDRISNMSSQTYKPHSLLPQGDKVGIFRSDERHYGKTNEAKSPDEVAGTFGDALKKAFEQVNDQQVEADELTQKIVFDPNSVELHDVMIAAEKARISLTFAKTMSDGFVRAYRELTTLR, encoded by the coding sequence ATGGCCATTGATCGCATTTCCAATATGAGTTCCCAAACCTACAAACCCCATTCCCTTCTCCCCCAAGGTGACAAGGTAGGTATCTTTCGTTCCGATGAACGCCACTATGGAAAAACCAATGAAGCCAAGTCCCCTGATGAAGTCGCAGGCACTTTTGGAGATGCTTTGAAAAAAGCTTTCGAACAAGTGAACGACCAACAAGTAGAAGCAGATGAGCTCACACAAAAGATTGTTTTTGATCCAAACTCCGTGGAACTTCACGATGTCATGATTGCTGCGGAAAAAGCTAGGATCTCTTTGACATTTGCAAAAACAATGTCTGATGGATTTGTAAGAGCTTACAGAGAATTAACAACTCTTAGATAA
- a CDS encoding MBL fold metallo-hydrolase encodes MGTVQTIDTEYANIHQVASAYLIEEEGRGVVVETNTTHAIPKILNAMESHGVKPPNLDYVIVTHVHLDHAGGAWALLEACPNAILLAHPKTAKHLVDPSLLIKSATSVYGKENFDSLYGEIKPIPKEKIRIMEDGEWLEWKGHSFQFIYTKGHANHHFCIYDRKTNGIYTGDSFGISYPQLENGKRFIFPTTTPTDFDSTEAIRSLDRILDTGAEVAYLTHFGPIGDLKKNASDLKEGLTLCEKAISELGSVTKEERLPFMESKVKAMIQTLASKHSITLTNSDWKLLSLDVNLNAQGLVYAFEKTNSKG; translated from the coding sequence ATGGGTACAGTCCAAACCATTGATACCGAATATGCAAACATCCATCAGGTGGCCTCGGCCTATCTTATAGAAGAAGAGGGCCGTGGTGTTGTAGTTGAAACCAATACAACTCATGCCATTCCAAAAATTCTAAACGCAATGGAATCACATGGAGTCAAACCACCAAACTTAGACTATGTGATTGTAACTCATGTCCACTTGGATCACGCTGGCGGTGCTTGGGCACTCCTCGAAGCCTGCCCCAATGCAATTCTACTCGCCCATCCAAAAACCGCAAAACATCTGGTGGATCCGAGTTTACTCATCAAAAGTGCCACCTCTGTTTATGGAAAAGAAAATTTTGATTCCTTGTATGGCGAAATCAAACCCATTCCTAAAGAAAAAATTCGGATTATGGAAGATGGGGAGTGGTTAGAATGGAAAGGCCATTCTTTCCAATTTATATACACCAAGGGACATGCCAACCATCACTTCTGTATTTATGATAGGAAAACAAATGGAATCTATACGGGAGACTCCTTTGGAATTTCGTATCCGCAGTTAGAAAATGGAAAACGATTTATTTTTCCTACAACCACACCCACTGACTTTGATTCTACGGAAGCCATTCGTTCCCTCGATCGCATTTTAGATACGGGGGCAGAGGTAGCCTACTTAACCCATTTCGGCCCGATCGGAGACTTAAAAAAGAATGCTTCCGACTTAAAAGAAGGACTCACACTTTGCGAGAAAGCTATCTCCGAGTTGGGAAGTGTCACCAAAGAAGAAAGGTTGCCTTTTATGGAATCAAAAGTGAAAGCTATGATCCAAACACTCGCTAGCAAACATTCGATTACTCTGACAAATTCTGATTGGAAGTTATTAAGTTTGGATGTAAATCTAAATGCACAAGGGTTAGTGTATGCCTTTGAAAAAACGAATTCCAAAGGATAA
- a CDS encoding glycerol-3-phosphate dehydrogenase/oxidase, protein MNLKLDRFIESYDGEEFDVTIIGGGITGATLAYECASRGYTVALVEKKDFGGATSAATGKLIHGGLRYLKQFEIGLVREALKERRILSNIAPNLVYPYPMVLPKPGIIARIGLYVYDLLSFDSRWTWDESKQIPNHKYLKRKELLEKNLGDFEDAAYFYDAICLSPERLTLSFLKSAAAYGAKVSNYTVVEDLLWKENAVVGIRVRDALTNGEFQIRSKVTINASGPWTHNILSKSPKTEQPLPKKRSEGIYIITKKLTNLMTLYVGDKGHFSFAPWRGYSMIGPTEKSYFGKVEDWKLTRESILEFIDYINETSHVKEKLSIDDVIFAYGGLRPLIESSDDTYSASRRSELYDHARDGVQGLITAAGGKYTTSRNFAESIFKRIKKKLTKKSSDNISAKQYLYASQIPNVEIFIQGAIKQNADFSEKTIDYLVRHYGLQYEIILDLAKKTKNLSAVLNQDGEILAEVVYAIRYEMAKSLSDIFLRRTGLGTLGILSDEIMKAIIDVAAAEWKWTEETKRKETEAIYKVLKLPV, encoded by the coding sequence ATGAATTTGAAACTCGATCGTTTTATAGAATCCTATGATGGAGAAGAATTTGATGTGACCATCATCGGTGGAGGAATTACGGGTGCCACTTTAGCTTATGAATGTGCAAGTCGTGGTTATACAGTAGCTCTTGTGGAAAAAAAAGACTTTGGTGGAGCTACTTCCGCGGCCACAGGGAAACTCATTCATGGGGGCCTTCGTTATCTCAAACAATTTGAAATAGGTTTAGTCAGAGAAGCATTAAAAGAACGTAGGATCCTTTCCAACATTGCCCCTAACTTAGTTTATCCTTATCCTATGGTGCTTCCAAAACCTGGAATTATTGCAAGAATTGGACTTTATGTTTATGACCTTTTATCTTTTGATAGCCGCTGGACATGGGACGAATCCAAACAAATTCCTAACCATAAATACCTTAAACGAAAGGAACTTTTAGAAAAGAATTTAGGAGACTTCGAAGATGCAGCTTATTTTTATGATGCGATTTGTTTGAGTCCCGAAAGATTAACACTTAGTTTTTTAAAATCAGCAGCAGCTTATGGAGCCAAAGTTTCCAACTACACTGTTGTTGAAGATTTACTTTGGAAAGAAAATGCCGTCGTGGGAATTCGTGTTCGTGATGCGCTTACGAATGGGGAATTCCAAATTCGTTCTAAGGTTACCATCAATGCCTCAGGGCCCTGGACTCATAATATACTTTCTAAATCTCCCAAAACCGAACAACCTCTTCCTAAAAAAAGATCGGAAGGGATTTATATCATTACAAAGAAATTAACCAACTTAATGACTCTCTATGTAGGAGACAAAGGCCATTTCAGTTTTGCTCCGTGGAGAGGTTATTCCATGATTGGGCCAACAGAAAAGTCATACTTTGGTAAGGTGGAGGATTGGAAACTTACTCGCGAAAGTATTTTAGAATTTATTGACTATATCAACGAAACTTCACATGTAAAAGAAAAGTTATCGATTGATGATGTGATTTTTGCTTATGGTGGGCTTCGTCCGTTAATTGAAAGCTCTGATGATACTTACTCTGCATCGAGAAGATCAGAATTATATGACCATGCCAGGGACGGGGTCCAAGGTCTTATTACAGCGGCCGGTGGAAAGTATACAACGAGTAGAAATTTCGCAGAATCGATTTTCAAAAGGATCAAAAAGAAACTAACAAAAAAATCTTCAGACAATATCTCCGCAAAACAATACTTATATGCATCGCAAATTCCGAATGTAGAAATTTTCATCCAAGGTGCGATCAAACAAAATGCGGATTTCTCTGAAAAAACAATAGATTATTTGGTTCGTCATTATGGATTACAATATGAAATTATTTTAGATCTGGCAAAAAAGACCAAAAACTTAAGTGCCGTTCTCAACCAAGACGGGGAGATATTGGCTGAAGTTGTTTACGCAATTCGTTATGAAATGGCGAAATCTCTTTCCGATATCTTTCTGAGAAGGACAGGGCTTGGGACTTTGGGGATCCTTTCTGATGAAATTATGAAAGCTATCATTGATGTAGCCGCAGCGGAATGGAAGTGGACAGAGGAAACAAAAAGAAAAGAAACAGAAGCCATATACAAAGTTTTAAAATTACCTGTTTGA
- a CDS encoding aminoglycoside phosphotransferase family protein, which produces MDKQNIQFTKESLGKPFAIGRSADLFLLPENKILKLFFPDAKESEIDLEVENTIEANRKSASKMRCFGKAKVENRLGIIFDRITGISLTKLPDKNPLELFRIAGTLARLHYGIHQIKSDQYKDVKVILNSCLSLEPLSFLSSDEKAKVKSYINGLPNGNSILHLDFHPENVIVQGKDEIIIDWMTAAKGNPAADVAFTFLLFTDAELWPGTPKLKIIFYTFIRKFILKGYLKVYKQLSGITDAEIAAWRLSSLILRLGLWNIESERESLKSQISRLVALGGKV; this is translated from the coding sequence ATGGACAAACAAAACATTCAATTTACTAAAGAGAGTTTAGGGAAACCTTTCGCCATTGGAAGGTCAGCTGATTTATTTCTTTTACCAGAGAATAAAATTCTCAAACTTTTTTTCCCTGATGCAAAGGAATCAGAAATAGATTTAGAGGTTGAAAATACTATAGAAGCAAATCGAAAAAGTGCTTCGAAGATGAGATGTTTTGGGAAGGCAAAAGTAGAGAATCGATTAGGCATTATTTTTGATCGAATCACAGGAATTTCTCTTACAAAACTTCCTGATAAAAATCCATTGGAGCTTTTTCGGATTGCAGGAACACTCGCTCGTTTGCACTACGGAATCCATCAAATCAAATCCGACCAATACAAAGATGTAAAAGTAATCTTAAATTCATGTTTGTCCTTGGAACCACTTTCCTTTTTGAGTTCGGATGAAAAAGCAAAAGTAAAATCGTATATTAATGGATTACCCAATGGAAATTCCATTCTCCATTTAGACTTTCATCCTGAAAATGTAATCGTACAAGGTAAAGACGAGATCATCATCGATTGGATGACTGCGGCAAAAGGAAATCCTGCTGCTGATGTAGCTTTTACTTTTTTACTTTTTACTGATGCAGAACTTTGGCCAGGAACTCCCAAACTAAAAATTATTTTTTATACCTTCATTCGAAAATTCATTCTGAAAGGTTATCTCAAAGTCTATAAACAACTTAGTGGAATCACCGATGCTGAAATTGCGGCTTGGAGATTGTCTTCCCTCATTCTTCGTTTGGGACTTTGGAATATTGAAAGCGAAAGAGAAAGTTTAAAATCACAAATCAGTCGTTTGGTGGCTCTTGGAGGTAAGGTATGA